A DNA window from Pirellulales bacterium contains the following coding sequences:
- a CDS encoding transcriptional regulator, with translation MEVLIQLQGGLPQTTNSLARTLGVSRRTIFRDLELLRDAGVPLVFDDEHLRYDLTTAGILPPTSFNTSEALSLILLCQELGDTPGVPFCGPARSAALKVESTLPQRLRDHLREVTRAVSIKLAPANPLAGHHTTYEMLLAAIGQRRAVRLRYNSFAEQEVIATKVKSHRLVFSRRSWYLIGRSSLHRATRTFNLGRILDVEVLDERYAIPSRFNLERYLGNAWHLIPEPGPDHEIHVRFRPLVAGNVAEVLWHKTQRVEWHADGSLDYFATVSGLGEISWWILGYGDQAEVLAPAPLRRRVADAAERMAVQYRVVANGKHGAAAEPTTHREKLPAPRRTGKRQLARRARPSAAGKV, from the coding sequence TTGGAAGTTCTTATCCAACTACAGGGTGGACTCCCACAAACCACTAATTCGCTGGCGCGAACCTTGGGCGTCAGCCGGCGCACGATCTTTCGCGATCTCGAATTGCTGCGCGATGCCGGGGTGCCGCTCGTCTTCGACGACGAGCACCTCCGCTACGATCTCACGACCGCGGGCATCTTGCCTCCGACGAGTTTTAACACGTCGGAGGCACTTTCGTTGATCCTGCTCTGCCAGGAGCTGGGGGACACGCCGGGGGTCCCCTTTTGCGGGCCGGCCCGCTCGGCCGCGCTGAAGGTCGAAAGCACGCTGCCGCAACGCCTGCGCGACCACCTCCGCGAAGTGACGCGCGCGGTCAGCATCAAGCTCGCTCCCGCGAACCCGCTGGCCGGACATCACACGACGTACGAGATGCTGCTGGCAGCGATAGGCCAGCGCCGTGCGGTGCGGCTGCGGTACAACAGCTTCGCCGAGCAAGAGGTCATCGCCACCAAGGTAAAGTCGCACCGGCTCGTTTTCAGCCGCCGTAGTTGGTACCTGATTGGCCGCTCGTCGCTGCACCGCGCGACGCGCACCTTCAACCTGGGGCGGATTCTCGACGTCGAAGTTCTCGACGAGCGCTATGCGATTCCCAGCCGCTTCAACCTCGAACGCTATCTCGGCAACGCCTGGCACCTCATTCCCGAGCCAGGGCCCGATCACGAGATCCACGTGCGGTTTCGCCCTCTGGTGGCAGGCAACGTGGCCGAAGTGCTGTGGCACAAGACGCAGCGGGTCGAATGGCACGCCGATGGCTCGCTCGACTACTTTGCCACCGTCTCGGGGCTGGGCGAGATCTCGTGGTGGATCCTGGGGTATGGCGATCAGGCCGAGGTACTCGCCCCCGCCCCCCTGCGCCGGCGCGTGGCCGACGCCGCGGAACGGATGGCGGTGCAATATCGAGTCGTCGCCAACGGCAAACATGGGGCCGCCGCCGAGCCCACCACGCATCGCGAGAAGCTGCCTGCTCCCCGTCGAACGGGCAAACGCCAGCTTGCGCGACGGGCACGACCGTCGGCGGCGGGCAAGGTCTGA
- the holB gene encoding DNA polymerase III subunit delta', with the protein MSWQNILGHDDVVEQFRHALAQGRLASTFLFVGPSGVGKRRFAEALAKTLLCQQHLPEQMNPCGTCESCRLFDAGNHPDFQVVEKPEEKSTIPVELFIGRDDRRMREGLCHHLSLKPFLGGRKLAVIDDADYLNAEGANSLLKTLEEPPPRSVLILIGTSADRQLPTIRSRAQTVRFRPLSDEHLAELLRREGLVTDETEAERLLGVAEGSLTRATAWSDPDFWQFRGKLLTHLAEPSQGSVRFAQALNTFVDEAGTQASARRDRARQALAQAAEFYRQLMRGLVGAPLAEDREVRGIVDRALTQWSGDETTAAQCLDRCLKAMEQVDRNANQATVLEAWLDDLARLGA; encoded by the coding sequence GTGAGTTGGCAGAACATCCTGGGACATGACGACGTCGTCGAGCAGTTTCGGCACGCGCTCGCACAAGGCCGGCTCGCGAGCACGTTTCTGTTCGTCGGACCGTCGGGCGTCGGCAAGCGGCGCTTCGCCGAGGCGTTGGCCAAGACGCTCCTCTGCCAACAGCACTTGCCCGAGCAGATGAACCCCTGCGGAACGTGCGAAAGCTGCCGGCTATTCGACGCCGGGAATCACCCCGATTTTCAAGTCGTGGAGAAGCCCGAGGAGAAGAGCACGATTCCGGTCGAGCTGTTCATCGGTCGCGACGATCGCCGGATGCGCGAGGGGCTCTGTCATCACCTCTCGCTGAAGCCGTTTCTGGGTGGCCGCAAACTGGCCGTGATCGACGACGCCGATTATCTCAATGCCGAGGGCGCGAACAGTCTGCTTAAAACGCTCGAGGAACCCCCCCCGCGCTCGGTGCTGATTCTGATCGGCACGAGCGCCGACCGGCAGTTGCCCACCATCCGCTCGCGGGCACAAACGGTGCGCTTTCGCCCCTTGTCCGACGAACACCTGGCCGAGTTGCTGCGCCGCGAGGGATTGGTCACCGACGAGACCGAGGCCGAACGCCTGCTTGGCGTCGCCGAGGGGAGTCTCACGCGCGCCACGGCCTGGTCCGACCCTGACTTCTGGCAGTTTCGCGGCAAGTTGCTGACACACCTGGCCGAGCCCAGTCAGGGGAGCGTGCGCTTCGCCCAGGCTCTGAACACCTTCGTCGACGAGGCGGGCACGCAGGCCTCGGCGCGCCGTGACCGCGCGCGGCAGGCGCTGGCCCAGGCGGCCGAGTTCTATCGCCAATTGATGCGCGGCCTGGTCGGCGCGCCCTTGGCCGAAGACCGCGAGGTACGTGGCATCGTCGACCGGGCGCTAACGCAATGGTCGGGAGACGAGACGACGGCGGCGCAATGTCTCGACCGCTGCCTGAAGGCGATGGAACAGGTCGACCGCAACGCCAACCAGGCCACGGTGCTCGAAGCCTGGCTCGACGATCTCGCGCGACTGGGCGCGTGA
- a CDS encoding secondary thiamine-phosphate synthase enzyme YjbQ, with protein sequence MAWFQYTVQLHPRRRGFHLITPEIERGATALSRIRVGLLHVFIQHTSASLTINENADPDVPVDLESSFNAIAPEDFPYTHTCEGPDDMPAHVKAALLGSSVSVPIRDGHLALGTWQGIYLCEHRNRAGGRRLIITVQGELSE encoded by the coding sequence ATGGCCTGGTTCCAATACACGGTGCAGCTTCATCCCCGGCGGCGCGGCTTCCATCTCATCACGCCCGAGATCGAGCGTGGGGCGACGGCCCTCTCGCGGATTCGCGTGGGGCTCTTGCACGTCTTCATTCAGCACACGTCGGCCTCGCTGACGATCAACGAAAACGCCGATCCCGACGTCCCGGTCGATCTGGAAAGCAGCTTCAACGCCATCGCCCCAGAAGACTTTCCTTACACGCACACGTGCGAGGGGCCCGATGACATGCCGGCGCATGTCAAAGCGGCACTCTTGGGCAGCTCGGTGAGCGTGCCGATCCGCGACGGGCATTTGGCACTGGGCACGTGGCAGGGCATCTATCTCTGCGAACACCGCAACCGCGCCGGGGGGCGGCGATTGATCATTACGGTGCAGGGGGAGCTGAGCGAGTAG
- a CDS encoding NAD-dependent epimerase/dehydratase family protein, with the protein MATKTALVTGASGFIGPHLVRVLQREGRHVRCLVRKTSQTASLVELGAELVTGDVTEAPSLAAAVEGVDEIYHLAGVTKSFRPEGFQAVNETGTRNLAVAAAEQPQPPVLVHVSSLAAAGAAPVGRDRTETDPASPVSTYGRSKRAGEIIAESYAERVPTTIVRPPIVFGEGDRDMLQMFVPIRWTGVHFVPSLAKRYVSLVYAGDLAEGLLLAAERGKRLATQPQIAGQGYYFIAFDDQPSYAELGRLCGIALGRRWTFAAPTPEIFSWGLAGVNELAARVRRRPGIVNFDKIREASAGSWICSVAKAREELGFRPSATLAERLEQTVRWWRAQRWL; encoded by the coding sequence GTGGCGACGAAGACTGCCCTGGTAACCGGAGCCAGTGGGTTTATCGGCCCCCATCTCGTGCGCGTGCTGCAACGCGAAGGCCGCCACGTGCGCTGCCTGGTGCGGAAGACATCGCAGACGGCGTCACTGGTGGAACTCGGCGCCGAGCTCGTCACCGGCGACGTCACCGAGGCCCCCTCGCTGGCGGCCGCCGTCGAGGGAGTCGACGAGATCTATCACCTGGCAGGGGTGACGAAATCCTTCCGACCCGAGGGATTTCAAGCGGTGAACGAAACGGGCACGCGCAACCTGGCCGTAGCCGCCGCCGAGCAACCACAGCCCCCGGTGCTCGTGCATGTCTCGAGCCTGGCCGCGGCCGGCGCGGCGCCCGTCGGGCGCGATCGCACGGAAACCGATCCCGCCTCGCCCGTTTCGACCTATGGTCGCAGCAAGCGGGCCGGCGAGATTATTGCCGAATCGTACGCCGAGCGCGTCCCCACGACGATCGTCCGCCCGCCGATCGTCTTCGGCGAAGGGGATCGCGATATGCTGCAGATGTTCGTGCCGATCCGCTGGACGGGCGTCCACTTCGTGCCGAGCCTGGCCAAGCGTTACGTCTCGCTCGTCTACGCGGGCGATCTGGCCGAAGGACTCCTGCTGGCCGCCGAACGGGGCAAGCGTCTCGCGACGCAGCCCCAAATCGCGGGCCAAGGCTACTACTTCATCGCCTTCGACGATCAGCCTTCGTATGCCGAACTGGGACGCCTGTGCGGCATCGCCCTGGGACGTCGCTGGACGTTCGCCGCGCCCACGCCGGAGATTTTCAGTTGGGGCCTCGCTGGCGTGAACGAGCTGGCCGCGCGGGTGCGGCGCCGGCCGGGCATCGTCAACTTCGACAAGATCCGCGAGGCCTCGGCCGGCTCCTGGATCTGCTCGGTGGCCAAGGCCCGCGAAGAATTGGGCTTCCGTCCCAGCGCCACACTCGCCGAGCGTTTGGAGCAAACGGTGCGCTGGTGGCGGGCGCAGCGCTGGCTTTAA
- a CDS encoding DUF1501 domain-containing protein, with product MLTIHGPRYRFCDGVSRRNFLKIGGLALGGLSLPQLYEAEARAGTRSSHKAVIMIFLPGGPPHQDMFDLKPEAPAEIRGEFNPIATNVPGIEFCEHFPRLAQMADKLAVIRTLVGADGSHSSYMCNSGHNEGGPQPQGGWPALGSVVSKLQGPVDRAVPPFVGLAPRMGHMPWANAGEPGFLGKAHAPFKPDSEGLANMTLSGVTLDRLGDRQTVLAALDRFRRESDASGMMDGMDAFNRRAFDVLTSSKLVEALDLSREDEKLRDCYGRGYPENKDDGGPRLLDNFLVARRLVSAGVRCVTLAFSRWDWHGANFRQGREEMPLLDQGVSALIEDLEQRGMLDDVSVVVWGEFGRTPRINPSAGRDHWPQVACGLLAGGGMRTGQVIGETTRLAEVPKERPVHFQEVFATLYHNLGIDVATTTINDHSGRPTYLLDHREPLRELV from the coding sequence ATGCTCACGATCCACGGTCCGCGCTATCGTTTCTGCGATGGCGTTTCGCGCCGCAACTTCCTCAAGATTGGCGGCCTGGCGCTGGGTGGGCTTTCGTTGCCGCAACTCTACGAGGCCGAGGCACGCGCCGGCACGCGGTCTTCGCACAAAGCGGTAATCATGATCTTCCTACCGGGAGGTCCGCCGCATCAGGACATGTTCGATCTCAAGCCGGAGGCGCCGGCCGAGATCCGCGGCGAGTTCAACCCGATCGCCACGAACGTACCCGGCATCGAGTTCTGCGAGCATTTTCCGCGGCTGGCGCAGATGGCCGACAAGCTGGCGGTGATTCGCACGCTGGTGGGGGCTGACGGTTCCCATTCGTCATACATGTGCAATAGCGGCCACAACGAGGGTGGGCCGCAGCCGCAAGGGGGCTGGCCTGCGCTGGGTTCGGTGGTGTCGAAGCTGCAAGGCCCCGTCGATCGCGCGGTGCCGCCGTTCGTGGGGCTTGCGCCGCGCATGGGACACATGCCCTGGGCGAACGCCGGCGAGCCGGGCTTTCTCGGCAAGGCACACGCCCCCTTCAAGCCCGACAGCGAAGGCCTGGCCAATATGACGCTGTCCGGCGTGACGCTCGACCGCTTGGGTGATCGTCAGACCGTGCTTGCGGCGCTCGATCGGTTCCGCCGCGAAAGCGACGCCAGCGGCATGATGGACGGCATGGATGCCTTCAACCGCCGCGCGTTCGACGTGCTGACGTCGAGCAAGCTGGTCGAAGCGCTCGATTTGAGTCGCGAGGACGAAAAGCTCCGCGATTGCTACGGTCGCGGATATCCCGAGAACAAAGACGACGGCGGTCCGCGGCTGCTCGACAACTTTCTCGTCGCGCGGCGGCTCGTCTCGGCGGGCGTGCGCTGCGTGACGCTCGCCTTCAGTCGCTGGGACTGGCACGGCGCGAATTTTCGCCAGGGGCGCGAGGAGATGCCGCTACTGGATCAAGGTGTAAGCGCTTTGATCGAAGATCTCGAACAACGCGGCATGTTGGACGATGTGTCGGTGGTCGTCTGGGGGGAGTTCGGTCGCACGCCGCGTATCAATCCCAGCGCCGGTCGCGATCACTGGCCCCAGGTCGCCTGCGGACTGCTCGCCGGAGGCGGCATGCGCACGGGGCAGGTGATTGGCGAAACGACGCGCCTGGCCGAGGTGCCGAAGGAACGGCCTGTCCATTTCCAGGAAGTCTTCGCCACGCTGTACCACAATCTCGGCATCGACGTGGCCACGACCACGATCAACGATCATAGCGGCCGGCCCACCTACCTGCTCGATCATCGCGAGCCGCTGCGCGAGCTGGTCTAG
- a CDS encoding DNA-3-methyladenine glycosylase I: MAKKELIRCPWPVADDPLYVAYHDREWGVPVRRDQKIFEFLVLEAFQAGLSWRTILNRREGFRQAFAGFDYEQVATFTKRDEARLMQDTGIIRNRAKIESAVTNAQRFIEVREEFGTFSKYMWSWVGGQPIVNQIRTKADYKATSPEGDAWAKDLKKRGFKFLGPTVIYAHMQATGMVNDHTVDCFRYRELQK; encoded by the coding sequence ATGGCGAAGAAGGAACTGATCCGTTGCCCCTGGCCCGTCGCCGACGACCCGCTCTACGTGGCCTATCACGACCGCGAGTGGGGCGTACCGGTGCGGCGCGACCAGAAGATCTTCGAGTTCCTCGTGCTCGAGGCGTTCCAGGCGGGACTCTCGTGGCGGACGATCTTGAATCGCCGCGAGGGGTTTCGGCAGGCGTTCGCCGGCTTCGACTACGAACAGGTCGCTACGTTCACCAAGCGCGACGAGGCCCGGCTGATGCAAGACACGGGTATCATTCGCAACCGGGCGAAGATCGAATCGGCCGTCACGAACGCACAGCGTTTCATCGAAGTCCGTGAGGAGTTTGGCACCTTCTCGAAGTACATGTGGAGTTGGGTCGGCGGTCAACCGATCGTGAACCAAATTCGCACCAAGGCCGACTATAAAGCCACCAGCCCCGAGGGGGACGCCTGGGCCAAAGATCTGAAGAAGCGGGGCTTCAAGTTCCTCGGCCCCACGGTGATCTACGCCCACATGCAGGCCACCGGCATGGTCAACGACCACACGGTCGATTGCTTCCGCTATCGGGAGTTGCAGAAGTAG